The DNA window TAGTACAGCGGCTTCTTGCCGACCCGGTCGCGGGCCAGCCACAGGCACTGTTCCTGGCGATCCCACAAGGCAATGGCGAACATGCCGTTGGCGCGCTGCAGGGTGTCCTCGACGCCCCACTGCAGGATCGCGGCCAGCAGCACCTCGGTATCGGAATGGCCACGGAACGCATGGCCCAAGGGTTCCAGTTCCGCGCGCAGCTCGGCGAAGTTGTAGACCTCGCCGTTGTAGGCCATCACATAGCGGCCGTCGGCCGAGGCCATCGGCTGGTGGCCCAGCGGTGAAAGATCGAGGATGCTCAGGCGCCGGTGGGCCAGGGCGATGCCGGCGGCGGCATCGACCCAGGTACCGCCGTCATCCGGCCCGCGATGGTGCAGCGCCTGGCCCATGGCCAGCGCCTGCGCCTGCAGGACCTCGGCCGGCGTCTGAGCCGCCGGCAACAACATTCCCGCCAATCCACACATGCATCAGGGTTCCTGCGCCAGGTCGAGGGCGGCGCCAATCACCGCATTGTCGCTTGGAAGCCCGAACATTGCTGCCCCCGCCAGCGGCGTATAGGTATCGGCACCACAGACCCGGCGCACCGGCAGGTGGCCATGGCCGGCCTCGACCAGCGCGGTGATCACGCCCTCGCCGACGCCCCCGCTCTGCCGCCCCTCGTCCAGCACCAGCACCCGTTGCGCGGTGGCGGCCTGGGCGCCGATGAAGGCGGCATTCAACGGCACCAGCCAGCGCAGGTCGACCACCCGCACCTGCCAGCCCAGCTGCTGCTCGATAGCGGTCGCTGCGCGCAGCGCCATCGGCACACCGTTGCCGTAGGTGAAGATCACCAGATCGGTGGCATCCGGCGCGTACACCCTGCCCTCGCCCAGCACCAGCGCCTGCCCGGGTGCGGGGTAGTCGAACAACCACTGGCCATCGCCGGCCGTGTGCAGATCCTTGGTCATGTAAAGGGCAATCGGTTCCAGGAACACCGCTACCCGGCCATCCACGCGGGCCAATGCCGCCAATGTGCGCAGCATCATCACCGCATCATCGCCACGCGACGGACAGCCCACCACCAGCCCCGGGATGTCACGCAGCGCCGTGATCGAGTTGTCGTTGTGGAAATGGCCGCCGAACCCCTTCTGGTAGCCCAGCCCGGCCACCCGTACCAGCATCGGGTTGCGGAACTGGTCATTGGAGAAGAACTGCAGCGAGCAGGCCTCGCCACGCAGCTGGTCGATGGCGTTGTGCAGGTAGGCCAGGTACTGGATTTCCGGAATCGGCAACATGCCCATGTTGGCCAGCCCCTGGGCCATGCCCAGGATCAGGGTCTCGTCCAGCAGCGTGTTGAATACCCGGCGCGGGCCGAAACGGCGCAGCAGGTCGCGCGTCACCGTGTAGACGCCGCCTTTCTGCGCGACGTCCTCGCCAAACAGCAGCGCCTGCGGATACTTGCCCAGCAGTTCCTGCAGCCCGTGGTTGATCTGGATCGCCAGGTGCCGCGGCGGTTGCCGCTCGGGCAGCGCGTCGGCACCGCCGTACAGCGCCTGCCGGGCCTCGACGGGCGCCACGCGCTCGGCCTCGGCCTGTACCGCTGCCGGCGTATAGGGTGCCAACGGCGTGATCACTTCCTGCAATGTCTGCAGCTTCGGACGCGTATCGGCATCAATGGCAGCGGCCATGCAGCGCGCGCGCAGGGTTTCATAGGCGGCCTCGACGCCGGCCGCATCCATCCAGCCCGATTCCAGTGCGATCTGCGCCGAGCGCAGCAGCGGGTCCTGCGCCTCGGCCGTGCACAGCTCCGCCAGCGCACGCCATTCCACCTCGAAGTCGGTACCGGCATGGCCCATCAACCGCGTGGTCCGCAGGTGCAGGAAGGTAGGCCGACGCGTGCGCCGGCAATGCTCGACCGCCGCCTGCACCTGCGCGTGCCCGGCCGCCAGGTCCAGGCCATCGGCGAAGAAATAGTCCAGGCCCGGTTGCCGGCTGAAGCGCTCTGCGATCCATCCTTCAGGTGTTTTCACCGAAATGCCAAGGCCATTGTCCTCGCACACGAACAGGATCGGCACCGGCAGCTTCTGGTAGGCCGACCACATCGCGGTATTGAACGCAGTCTGCGCGGTGGCATGGTTGGCCGAGGCATCGCCGAAGGAGCACATCACGATGCTGTCGGCTGGAATCGGCAGTGGCTGGCTCAGGCGCCTGCCACTTTCGATCGCCAGCGCGGTACCGAGCGCCTTGGGCAGGTGCGATGCGATGGTCGAGGTCTGCGGCAGCACCCACAGCGGTTTGCTGCCCCACACTTTGTGGCGGCCGCCACTGGCCGGATCGTCGGCACTGGCGGCGAAGGACAGCGCGGCGTCGAGAACCGGATCCATGCCTGGCACCAGCCGTGCGCGCTCGGCCATGAAGGCGCCGGAACGGTAGTGCAGGAAGGCGGGATCGGTGTGCCGGCAGGCGCGCGCAAGCAGCGCGTTGCCTTCGTGACCGGACGAGCCGATGGTGTAGAAGACCTTGTTCTGCACGCGCAGCACGCGCGCCATCAGGTCCAGCTGGCGACTGAGCAGCTGCGATTCGAACAGTTCGCCGAAGGCGGCGGCCGTCAGGGTGCTGCCCGGCAGGATCGGCGCATCCGGCGCCGGGCGCGGTCGCGGCATACCGCGCCAGGCGCGTACGGCCTCGAGGAAATTGACGTCACAGACTTCGGCGCGGTTGAGACCGCGCATGCGTGCGGGAATGGGATCTGGAACCACAGCGAACATCGAACACCCTCCGTGCCGTTGTTGCGAACCGTGGCGCCAGGCCTGCTCGACCCTTTCCACCGGTCGAGCACGCCCGACGCTGCAGGGGAATCAATCC is part of the Stenotrophomonas lactitubi genome and encodes:
- a CDS encoding thiamine pyrophosphate-dependent enzyme, with translation MFAVVPDPIPARMRGLNRAEVCDVNFLEAVRAWRGMPRPRPAPDAPILPGSTLTAAAFGELFESQLLSRQLDLMARVLRVQNKVFYTIGSSGHEGNALLARACRHTDPAFLHYRSGAFMAERARLVPGMDPVLDAALSFAASADDPASGGRHKVWGSKPLWVLPQTSTIASHLPKALGTALAIESGRRLSQPLPIPADSIVMCSFGDASANHATAQTAFNTAMWSAYQKLPVPILFVCEDNGLGISVKTPEGWIAERFSRQPGLDYFFADGLDLAAGHAQVQAAVEHCRRTRRPTFLHLRTTRLMGHAGTDFEVEWRALAELCTAEAQDPLLRSAQIALESGWMDAAGVEAAYETLRARCMAAAIDADTRPKLQTLQEVITPLAPYTPAAVQAEAERVAPVEARQALYGGADALPERQPPRHLAIQINHGLQELLGKYPQALLFGEDVAQKGGVYTVTRDLLRRFGPRRVFNTLLDETLILGMAQGLANMGMLPIPEIQYLAYLHNAIDQLRGEACSLQFFSNDQFRNPMLVRVAGLGYQKGFGGHFHNDNSITALRDIPGLVVGCPSRGDDAVMMLRTLAALARVDGRVAVFLEPIALYMTKDLHTAGDGQWLFDYPAPGQALVLGEGRVYAPDATDLVIFTYGNGVPMALRAATAIEQQLGWQVRVVDLRWLVPLNAAFIGAQAATAQRVLVLDEGRQSGGVGEGVITALVEAGHGHLPVRRVCGADTYTPLAGAAMFGLPSDNAVIGAALDLAQEP